A window of Adhaeribacter arboris genomic DNA:
TCTGTTTTAGGCCCGTCTTCGGTAAGGGCGTGTTGCAAAGTAAAGCTTGTATTCATGGGCGTTGGGTTGGGTGCTTGCGAGTTCATACGTTCCGATTAGCCGGTTTAAACAGGGTGTTTTCTGTGTAACAAAAAATCCAAATAAAAATTTACAATTTCATATAAATATTTACTTTTTTTTATTCTTCTTCCTCATTGCCCTGGTACCCCATTGACCGAGCATATTTTTCAAGCTTTTCTTTCAGAAAGTTCCGGGCCCGGTGCAAGCGAGAGCGAACAGTACCAATGGGAATGTCCAGAATTTTGGCCATTTCTTCGTAAGTAAACCCTTCTAAGTCGCAAAGAATAATTACGGTTCGAAAATCGACGGGTAATGAATTTAACGCGCTGGCTACTTCATCCCCGATTAATTCTTGCACACTTTGCGACCGCATATCAGAGGTAGTGGCTATTTCCCCGTCGCCGTCTAAACCTTCGGAGTTATAGTACCCCTCTACTTCGCTGTAATCAACTTTAGCCGGTTGTTTACTTTTCTTTCGAAAATCGTTAATGAAAGAATTCTTGAGTATCCGGAACAGCCAAGCTTTGGCATTAGTTCCGGGCTCGAAGTAATCGAAAAACCGGTATGCCTTCAGATAGGTTTCTTGAACCAGGTCATTGGCATCGTCTTCGTCTAAGGTAAGTCTAAAAGCAAAATTATACAGCGGATCGATAATTGGCAGCAATTCCGCTTCGAACCGGGTATCTTTTTCTGCCTTGGTTAGCTGATTGCCTCTTTGCTCGCTCATTTAACTTAAATTGGATGTTAATACACTTATTTAACAGCTACCTATACGCAATTTTATAAAAATGTGTAACGTAGCTGGATGTTAGTAGTTACCAACGGAATAATGAGTACTTCGGATTTTACATATAATCCGGAAGTGCTATTATCCGTTTAGCTAATTGTACTCTAATAAGTAGAAGGTACGCAAACTGCCACAATTTAGATATTTCTACGTTATCCGGATTTTAAATTTGTTAAGTATTAAAAACGGCTGACTGCTTTTCCGCTTCTATTGGCAAATTATTTACTAACGTACGCTGTTCTTTTAAAATAATCAGCAACATGTAAAAAAACACAAATAAATTCAAACCACGTTGCAGTTCGAAAAAAGAATCTACGATCATGGCAGTGCCGGTAGATAACAAAAAAGTAGTAGCTAAGAAATCATTTTGCCAGATCCGGCGCCAGAACGGGGAAATAAGCACGTATAAAAATAAAAGTAATCCGATAATACCTGTACCCATTAACATGTGTAAGTATTGATTATGAATCATTACCTGATTCTCTTTTATTAATCCAAAGTCATGAATAGCATATTGCCGCCGCATTTCAGTTGCTATATCTGCTAACCCTACGCCTACTACCCAATTTCGTTTAATTACCGTAAAAGCGGTTTCCCAGGCAGCTAATCGCTGCGAAATAGAATAATAATTTATATCCTGGTGCTCCAAATACCGGGATATATCGGTCTGAGTATTCGCTACCCGCAGCCGTACGGATTCTAAAGAAATATACGCGATTACCGGCACAATAAGCAAGATAGCTAAAAGGCTCCCCCCCAGTAAATATCTTTTTTGATTTTTAATAAAAATGAAAATTTTAAAAACCAAAGTAACGTAAAGAGCCAGCAAACCGGTTCTATAAGCCAATACATGCATTGATACCAGTAAAACCAAAACGCAGAGTACGACTACGTATTTCTCCGTTTTTTGCCAGAGAATTTGCCGGTCCCGGAAAATGTAAACGCCAAAAAAAATGGCTAAAGTCATCATCACCCCAAAATGAATATGAAAGATGCGGTTAATGGTCGGCGGATTTTGGCTATGAATAATAAGCTGATTTTGAGCATCGATGTTACGCAGGTAGTGCACCATGGTACCAATGGTAATGGCGGTAGTAAGCAGCAAAAAAAGATACAATAAGGCGTACACTTGCTTGCTCTTTAAAGGGGGCAAGAGCCCACCGGCTAGCGGGAAAAATAACAAAGCCGAATACCGGTAGATTTGCTTTGTATAATTATGCATGTTCTCGGTGTAGATGACACTAATTAGTAATAAGCCATACATAGCGAATAAACCTATGGCAGAACGATTTTTTATTAATAACTGGCATCTTTCTTTAAGGTTAGGACGCGTAAGAGCAAATACAAAAAGTAAAGCCGGCGCCGCACTTATTAAAGCGCGGGAAAAGAAAAGTCCTACCAGGAAAAGTGCGCATAACCCAGAAAAAATTTGCTGCGTTTTTAAATCGCGCTGCTCCGCAGGTGTTCCAGCAGAAAGAGCAGAAGAATCCATATCAGAAGGTTTAATAATGGGTTAAACGTAGCTTTTTAAAAATGAACCTAGTCTTACTTAATTTATTTACAGCTAGTTCCGTTATGGGCAAATAATCGTAAAGATTTACTTAAAGTAGTTTTAATCAGAAATCAGCTCCGAAGAAGGCCACTTATTAATCTTGGCAAGCACCTGGGCAACGGTGATCTGTTGAATGCAAATGCAGCTACCCGGAACCTTCCGGCAGTCCTCGCAATTTTTAGGCATCACTAAGTAATCAGCATGGGGGCCAAGAGGAGCCCAACGCCCCGGGTGCATGGGTTTAATGGGCGGATACAAGCCTAAAGCCGGAACTCCCAGGCTGGCCGCCAGATGCAAAGGCCCGGTACTCGCTCCTACTAAGCCGGTGCAAACTTTGATTAAACTAATAAACTCCGTTAAATTTAATTTCCCGGTAAAATCGGTAATATACGCTTGGTTTTCGCGGAGCCATTCCTGTAACAACTCTTGCTCTGGCTTGGAACCACTAATTAGTACCTGCCACCCCTGCGCGTGTAGCTGACGAGCCAACTCGCCAAAGTGCGTTAAACCCCATTCGCGGGCACTACCTTTCGACTTTGGGTGCAAAATAATCTGCGGTTTATCTGTCTGTAAATACGCCTGCCATTTTTCCGGCAATGGCGGCACAACCGAGAAATCCAGGTACGTAATTACTTCAGCTAAAGCCGGAATTCTTTCAAGGCCAAGCGGCTGTAATAAAGCAAAGTTAAGCTGGCTCTCGTGGTACGGAGAATGACGGCGGCTTAAGGCTACTAATGTATTAACCGTAAACAGATGAAACCATCGGTTACGGGTACCAATCCGTTGCTTAATACCAGCCTGGCGGGCTAATAAAGCAATTTGTTTATTCGGGAAAACGTGAATAATACTATCTACCTGTTGATCTTTTAAAAGTTTTATTTTTTCTGGTTGAGAAAGCAATTGCATTTCATCCCAATTTAAAAACGCATCCACGTGCCGGCAACAAGCTACCACTGGTTTAGTATAAGTTCGTCCCAGAAACAGAACGCGGGCACCCGGAACATGCTGTTTCAGCCAACCGGCCAGAGGTAAAGTTAATACCACATCACCGATCGCATCAATCCGGCTAATCAGAAAAGTTGTAGAAGTTTTGTTGGAAGCCTTCATCTATTCGCCAGGTATAATTTGGCGTATTTCGCAAAAACGGCATACGCCGAAAGTACAGCCACGCAAAAACCAGCAAAACCATCGCGCCAACCCATTTTTAATAAATACATCTGAAAAAACTTAAACGGAGGTTTTACCAGCAAGGGCCACAATCCTGGTTTTTTGCCTTGTAATTTCAACTCCTGGCAAGCAATGGTAGTAAAATGGTTTATCTGCTTTAAATGATCTTCGAGGCTATGAAAAGAATAATGCAATAAATCGCCTTGCAACTGCCCCGTTGTTTGACCGGATTTTACCTGGTAAACTTCGTGCAGTAATAATCCTTCCCATTGTCCTAAATCCCGATTATACAAACGCAATTTTTTATCGGGGTACCAGCCACCGTGCCGAATCCAGCTTCCGCAATAATTGGTAAGTCGAGTCAAATAATAGCCGGCATGCTGCCAGTTTTCCTTTATAGCTAGTACCGATTTTTCCAGTTCGGGAGTTACTTCCTCATCGGCATCCAACGAAAGAATATGCGAAAAAGCTGCTTGCGAATTGGCAAAGTTTTTTTGATCAACATAACCAGAAAAAGCCCGCGAAACAAATCGAACCCCGTACCGGGCACAAATCGCAGAAGTATTATCCGTTGAAAAGGAATCTACTATTACTATTTCATCGGCTAATTTTTTTACGCTCTCTAAACAGCGGCCAATATTTTTCTCTTCGTTAAACGTAATAATCACTACTGATAATTTTACAGGCATCCAACTAAATTTTATTTCTCGGCTAAATTTGCGCGAATATCGGATTTTACTGGTTAGAATTGAAAAATTTTATCTAAATGCCTGTAATGTACTAAATCACATTAGTTAGGATTTTAAAGCGATAGGTTCCTTCGTTGAGACTTTTCCAGTCTCAATAGAACAGTGCGGATGCGGGGAAAAAGTAACCGGTTTGCCTCGTGCCTTGACCCCAGAACGCTAAAAGGCCCTCTGTAGCCAAACGGGTCTTGGTTGCTACTAGTTACTTACTATTATTTAGTAACTAGGCCGGCAAAATTTTTAACTAAAAATAAAAGAGCCAGATAATAATCTGGCTCTTGAAAAATATACTTGAAAAATAATCTGCGTAATTCGAGTAATCCGCGATTCTAGTAACGGTAATATTCAGGTTTAAACGGACCTTGTTTATCTACGCCAATATAAGCGGACTGGTGATCGGATAACTCTTCCAGTTCTACCCCAATTTTGGCTAAATGCAAACGTGCTACTTTTTCGTCGAGATGCTTAGGTAAAGTATATACCTGGTTTTCGTAGTTAGCAGCGTTGGTCCAAAGCTCTATTTGCGCCAATACCTGGTTGGAAAAAGAATTTGACATTACAAACGAAGGGTGACCCGTAGCACAACCTAAATTTACCAAACGGCCTTCCGCCAATACAATAAGGTCTTTACCGTCAATATTGTATAAATCTACTTGCGGCTTAATGGTGTCTTTGGTGTGGCCATAGTTTTTGTTTAACCAAGCCATATCAATTTCATCATCGAAGTGGCCAATGTTACACACAATGGCTTTATCTTTAAGGGTCCGGAAATGTTCTTCCCGGATAATATCGCAGTTGCCCGTAGCAGTTACTACAATATCCGCTTCCTTCACGGCATCCGTCATTTTCTTTACGGCAAAACCATCCATCGCGGCTTGTAAAGCACAAATGGGATCAATTTCGGTAACAATAACCCGGGCACCTGCTCCGCGTAAGGAAGCCGCCGAACCTTTACCTACATCACCGTAACCGGCAACCACGGCTACTTTTCCGGCCATCATCACGTCAGTCGCCCGACGGATAGCATCTACCAGCGATTCTTTACAACCGTATTTGTTATCGAACTTCGATTTAGTTACCGAATCGTTAATATTAATAGCCGGTAAAGGCAAAGTTCCGTTTTTCACGCGCTCGTACAAACGGTGAACCCCAGTAGTAGTTTCTTCCGAAATACCCCGAACACCGGCAGCTAATTCCGGATAATGATCCAGCACCATGTTGGTTAAATCACCGCCATCGTCCAAAATCATGTTCAAAGGCTGACGGTCTTCGCCGAAGAATAAAGTTTGCTCAATGCACCAGTTAAATT
This region includes:
- the ahcY gene encoding adenosylhomocysteinase; this translates as MIETALNYKVKDISLAEWGRKEIRLAEAEMPGLMAIREEFGSSKPLKGARIAGCLHMTIQTAVLIETLVELGAEVIWSSCNIFSTQDHAAAAVAAAGIPVFAWKGMNEEEFNWCIEQTLFFGEDRQPLNMILDDGGDLTNMVLDHYPELAAGVRGISEETTTGVHRLYERVKNGTLPLPAININDSVTKSKFDNKYGCKESLVDAIRRATDVMMAGKVAVVAGYGDVGKGSAASLRGAGARVIVTEIDPICALQAAMDGFAVKKMTDAVKEADIVVTATGNCDIIREEHFRTLKDKAIVCNIGHFDDEIDMAWLNKNYGHTKDTIKPQVDLYNIDGKDLIVLAEGRLVNLGCATGHPSFVMSNSFSNQVLAQIELWTNAANYENQVYTLPKHLDEKVARLHLAKIGVELEELSDHQSAYIGVDKQGPFKPEYYRY
- a CDS encoding sigma-70 family RNA polymerase sigma factor, producing the protein MSEQRGNQLTKAEKDTRFEAELLPIIDPLYNFAFRLTLDEDDANDLVQETYLKAYRFFDYFEPGTNAKAWLFRILKNSFINDFRKKSKQPAKVDYSEVEGYYNSEGLDGDGEIATTSDMRSQSVQELIGDEVASALNSLPVDFRTVIILCDLEGFTYEEMAKILDIPIGTVRSRLHRARNFLKEKLEKYARSMGYQGNEEEE
- a CDS encoding glycosyltransferase family 9 protein; this translates as MKASNKTSTTFLISRIDAIGDVVLTLPLAGWLKQHVPGARVLFLGRTYTKPVVACCRHVDAFLNWDEMQLLSQPEKIKLLKDQQVDSIIHVFPNKQIALLARQAGIKQRIGTRNRWFHLFTVNTLVALSRRHSPYHESQLNFALLQPLGLERIPALAEVITYLDFSVVPPLPEKWQAYLQTDKPQIILHPKSKGSAREWGLTHFGELARQLHAQGWQVLISGSKPEQELLQEWLRENQAYITDFTGKLNLTEFISLIKVCTGLVGASTGPLHLAASLGVPALGLYPPIKPMHPGRWAPLGPHADYLVMPKNCEDCRKVPGSCICIQQITVAQVLAKINKWPSSELISD
- a CDS encoding O-antigen ligase family protein — encoded protein: MDSSALSAGTPAEQRDLKTQQIFSGLCALFLVGLFFSRALISAAPALLFVFALTRPNLKERCQLLIKNRSAIGLFAMYGLLLISVIYTENMHNYTKQIYRYSALLFFPLAGGLLPPLKSKQVYALLYLFLLLTTAITIGTMVHYLRNIDAQNQLIIHSQNPPTINRIFHIHFGVMMTLAIFFGVYIFRDRQILWQKTEKYVVVLCVLVLLVSMHVLAYRTGLLALYVTLVFKIFIFIKNQKRYLLGGSLLAILLIVPVIAYISLESVRLRVANTQTDISRYLEHQDINYYSISQRLAAWETAFTVIKRNWVVGVGLADIATEMRRQYAIHDFGLIKENQVMIHNQYLHMLMGTGIIGLLLFLYVLISPFWRRIWQNDFLATTFLLSTGTAMIVDSFFELQRGLNLFVFFYMLLIILKEQRTLVNNLPIEAEKQSAVFNT
- a CDS encoding glycosyltransferase family 2 protein: MPVKLSVVIITFNEEKNIGRCLESVKKLADEIVIVDSFSTDNTSAICARYGVRFVSRAFSGYVDQKNFANSQAAFSHILSLDADEEVTPELEKSVLAIKENWQHAGYYLTRLTNYCGSWIRHGGWYPDKKLRLYNRDLGQWEGLLLHEVYQVKSGQTTGQLQGDLLHYSFHSLEDHLKQINHFTTIACQELKLQGKKPGLWPLLVKPPFKFFQMYLLKMGWRDGFAGFCVAVLSAYAVFAKYAKLYLANR